The genome window ATGTATCTGGCCATGGGACAGTTTTTCGATCAGATCGATTTTAATAAAAAGGAAAACATCGGCGTGGAATACAATAACGCCCTGGTGGCGTTGCTCGGTTCCATCGTGAATCAGTCTGCCCCATCACCGTCGGCACCCCCTTCGCAATCGCAGGGCTCTTCGCTGTCAATGGACCCTTCTAGACCGCTGTCCCCGCCCAATAAGGCGAACCCAACACCTAACATCGAGGCGGCCATAGCCCAGGTGGATCGGTTTGATAACCAATCGGGCCACATTCTGAAAACCCGGGAGATTTGGTCCGAATGGAAAAAACACCGGCAGGAAGCGAAGCCAAAACAGTCATTGGATGAACTCGTCGCCTTGATCGCCCATGTGGGCGATGCATCCAACCTCATCCTCGATCCCGAACTGGACAGCTACTATCTGATGGATTCCGTCGTCAACAAGTTGCCCAACATCGTCGTAAAACTGGTTGAAGTCAGGGACTTTGTGACATCCCTGCCGGTCGGGCAAGACCTTTCCAATGAGCAGCGAGTCGCGCTCATCTACCTGATCGCGGAAACCGAGGGTTTGCTGGAAAACGAGAAGAGCGGTCTCGCCGTCGTCTACGGGGAAAATCCTGCCATGAAGGAAGTCTTGGAAAGAGGCGACAGCGCCACCCTGTCGACTGTGAAGAATGCGCTGCTCCAGGTGCATAGCCAGGTTGTCACACCAGGTCGAGTGGCGCAACTGCCCCGGGAAGCGATCAACTCCCTGACATCGGGGATCACCCAATGTATCGAGTTGCATCAGGGCCACTCGCAGGCCCTGACCGGTTTGATCGACCAGCGGATTGACAAGTACGGGGCCAAGAAAAACATGACCCTCCTCGCCTTCGTCGCTGGCATGTTGCTCGCTCTGTACTTCTTCAGCGCCCTGTACCGGACCCTCAAGGTCCAGGTGCGGCAACTGCAGGCGCTCACAAAAGAGGTCGCCGGGGGGGACCTGACGCTGTCCATGGACGTCCTGTCCAAGGACGAGATCGGTGAACTGATCGATTCCTTCAACAGCATGGTGGCCAATCAACGACAAATAGTCCGCACTGTCCGCGATTCGGCGGTGCAACTATCGTCGACGATGGAAGAATTGGCTGCCTCTTCAGAAGAAGTGGCGGTGGCGGCGTCGGGGATCACCCATTCCGTCAAGGAACTGGCGAAAGGCACGGACAATTCCAAGGCGTCTGTGGCGAACATATCCCGGGAAATCCAGAAGTTTTCCGCTCAAAACGAGATTTCCAAGCAGCGGTCCCTTTCAGCCGCGTCGAAGTCACAGGGAACGCTGACCACGGCGATGAACAGCAGTGCAACGGTCAAAGGGCTCGTCGCCAAAATGGATAATATCCGAGAAAAGACCCTTGATACGGAACAGATGTTAAAGACGCTCGATCAGTTCACCCAGCAGATCGACCAGATCAGCCAGACCATCACCGGCATCGCCAGCCAGACGAACCTGCTGGCCTTAAACGCCGCCATCGAAGCCGCCCGCGCCGGCGAGGCCGGGCGAGGTTTTGCCGTTGTCGCCGAAGAGGTGCGCATCTTAGCGGAGCGCTCCAACAATGAAGCCAAAGAGGTCATCGCCCTGGTGCAGAGAATCTTGGAGACGACCCTCCGGGCTGTGGCGGCGAACCGCTCCAACTGTGTTGAGGTGGAAGAAGGCGTCCGCATCGCCGAACAGGCAGGCAAAGCCATCACAGAAATCATTGAGGCCGTCACCGGTACGGTCAACGATATCCAGCAGATCGCCGGTGTCACGATCGAGCAGGTAACCGGCCTGGAGAGGGTTGTTGCCTACATCAGCCAGGTGGCCAAAGAGGTCGAAGCGCCGGCGGAGAATGCGGCGACTGTGCTCTCGGCAGCGAACGAGATCGCCGCAACCATGGAAAACATGGCTGTCGGCACGGGGCAGAACAGCGAGATGGCTCGGTCGCTGCGACGCGCAGTAGAGCGGTTTCGGGTGGAGTAAACGCTGCCCCGGAATCCGAAGGATTCACAAATTCTACACAAACCTTTCAGATGCATTTCAGTTTCCTCTGGTACATTAATAGCACAGAAGGAAACAACGAAAATCTGGGAGGTTTCAAACATGAGTTCCATCACCAATCAATCGCTTCCAAACCTGAGCGTCGAGGGCAGCGCCGCCGGACGCTCAGCGATCAGTAAAGTTAAAGGCGTCATTTCCAGTGCGCTGGCCCTGCTTGGTCTAATCGTCACCGTAACCGGCATCGGTTTGTTCGTCGCCCCCCATGGTCCTGTGGCCGCGAAAGGCTGGACGTTCCTGGGAATGAACGTGCCTGTGCTGAAGGACCTGCATATCTGGCTGGGCTTTGGGATGGCGGCCTTTGTCCTCGGCCACTTCGCTCTCAACCTGAAGACGCTGATCGCTGAGTTAAAACAACTCTTTCGCTAACCCCTGTGACATCGACAGGGTCTGTCGTCAACGTGGTGTGTCCTCAAGGGTAAGACTGGTCAGAGAACCAGGCGCCAAGATAAGCGAAGACCGTCAGTTTCGAGCTGACGGTCTTTTTTTCATCCGATTTTTGTTCCAACGTTCCAACGTCCAACGGTTCTCAATAAATCAACCCCACCGTTTCCCAGTACGGCACGGCGACACAAATGGAAAGCAGACAGATCACGCCATAGACAATCGCTAAGCCGCGTGTTTGCTCATGTCTGAACATTTTTTGGTCTGTTCCCTCCACCATGGACAGGTACATGGCGTTTTGGCTCGGCAATACCCAGGGGTTGCTGGCCAGCAGCATGATGATACCGACCACAACCGGATTGAGATGCATGGCCTCACAGAGCGGTGTCACCGTTAACATGCCTACGAGCAGGGCAGGGGTAATGGGCAAGACAAAGCGAAGCAGATAGAGATACACAGCGACGGCTAACAGGAAGACCAACTGGCTGTCCATGACCGTCTTTAACAACGGTTGCAGTAGGTGGGATAAGGTGTCGGTCAAACCGGTGGATTTCATGGCGTTTCCGAATCCGACCATGGAGCCGAAAGTGATCAGAAAGCCCCAATCGATGCCGGAACGGATGGTTTTATCGGTGAGGACAGCACCCACATAGAGGATGAGGAAGCTGACCAGGGAGATCCAGGCGCCGTCGATGTGATGCCAGGTCTGGGTCAGAAAGCCGATCAGGGAGAAGGAGGTCGCCAGCAGGCACACCTTTTCCTCGCGGGTTAAGGGACCCAGGACTTTCAGTTGCGCCTCGATCATCGTCGGTTGGATCTGCAAGCCCTCCTTGTGCGGAAACATCAGCAGAATCGCCAGAAAGGAAAGAATAAAAAAGGCGAAACCGAGCGGCGCAGCATGGAAGAACCAGGTCTGATAAGATACCGATTGCGCTACGTCCTGGGGAAGCAACCCCAGGATCACGTAACAGACGGCAGCGCCGTTCATAAACAGGAAGGACATGTGGCCGAATCCGAGCAGGCAGCTCATCGCCAGCCCGACGGAAGCGCTGCTGCCGCCTGGAAGGCGCAGGGTTTCTCCCAAAGCGGCCAACATGGGCGCGACGAGGGTCACACGGCCATTCGATGATGGGATCACCGGTGTCAGCACCATGCCTGTGATCGCCCAAGCTAGGGTTTGACCGCCGTAGTTGGGCGGAAACCGCTTCATCACCAGTAGCGCCAACCGGTACATCAGACCCGTTCGTGAGATCCCCGCCGTCAGCGCTGAAACGCCAAGAATCAGAAACCACGATGAGTGAGAAAAACCGGAAAAGGCGATATTCGGCGTCGTCGCCTGCAGCAAGACGGCAGCCAGGGGCAAACACAAGGCGACGGCGTGGGGAGAGTAGAGGTTGAAGGACCAGAACAGCGCGGCTGCGGCGATGATCTGCAACAAGGCGGTATGGGACGCCTTCATCCCGGCGGACTGGAGGAGGAAATGAAGGATAATCTCCACAAAGGCGGTGAAGAGAAGCAACGCCAGTGGCTTGCGGTTTTTGAACAAACCGCCCCAGAGGGCGCCAAGGGAACAGAGAGGAAGAAGGGCTGTCGGGGAGGTTTGTCGATCCTGAGCAATCGCGGCCTCCGGATGCCCGGCAACAGGCTCTGCGGAGGCGGCCGTTTCCTGATGATCCGGTTGGGTGTCCACATCATGGCCGGACTGGGCGGCCAAACGCTTGGACAGCAATTTTGCGATGGCGATGGCCAGGCTGTGATGCTCATGCAACAGGTAGTCGAAACGCCCCTTGGATAAGCGGGCCAGCCGGCACGGCGTCATCGTCTTCACCGTAGCGGTCCGGGGAACAGCGGTCAGCAGGGCCATTTCGCCGAAACAGTCATTCTCGCCAAACTCGGCGAGAATGACTGGAGCTTGACCATCAGGGGGGGCGCGAAAGACGGACACTGATCCCGACAAGATAATGTACAAGGAATCGCCCGGATCGCCTTCATGAAATATCACATAGCCTGCCGGGTACTGCACCTCTTCGAACTCAGGCAACAACTTGGCCCGGTGGATGCGGTCCAAACCGGAGAAGATGGGGATATCCAGCGATCGTATATCTACGTCCATAAAGTAGATCCACTCCCAACTACCGGTTTGATTTCATATTACATGATTACGCAGGAAAATAACAATAAATTTCCAATGTCCAAAAGCGCCGTTGATGGCCCTTAATGTTGTATTCCGGCCTCATTGGCCTGTCGAACCATGGGGAGGAGAATCGGGGCCGAAACTCGAAAAGGTACAATTCTTACTCCTATTCGATGAAAGGAGACCTTCATGAGCAAGGCCTACCAAAAACTCAAACGGATTTTGTCGCAGATGCTTCAGTTAGACCGGGCCGACCTGGATTTCGGTATTTACCGCATCATGAATGTAAAACGCGCCGAAGTAGAAAAGTTTTTCAACAATGACCTGCTCCCGCAAATCAAGCAGGCATTGAGCAAATATACTGCGAATGATGAAGGCCAGCGGCTGCTGGTCGAGAAATCGGCCGTCCAAACACAGGCGGTCGTAGGGGGCGCCATTGGGTTGGCCGCTCGAAAGCAGGCGATCGATGGGGATGCCTTTGAACAAGAGGTTTACGCTCACCTGGCCGACTTTTTCAGCCGCTACTATGACAAAGGCGACTTTATCGCCCAGCGTCGTTACAAAGAAGGGGTGTACGCCCTTCCTTACCAAGGTGAGGAAGTGAAACTGTACTGGGCCAATGCCGATCAGTACTATGTCAAATCGGCCGAAGACTTGAGCCACTACACATTCAAAGTGCCCTCAGGAAAAAAGGTGCACTTTCGCATTACCGGGGCTGACGTAGAGCGTGACAATAATAAAGAAGCAAAGGGCAAGGAACGCCGCTTCGCCCTTTGCAGCGAAGCGCCCCTCCAAGAAGCGGGCGGCGACCTGATCATCCGCTTTGCGTACTTTCCAAACAGCAAGAAACAGCAGGAACTCAATGAGGCGACCCTATCTACGTTGCGAGCCCTGCTGGCCGAAGCGCCTTGGCAGGGGAAATGGGACAAACTTTTCCAGCCGGCGCCATCTGAGAGCGCTTCCCAAGGCCTTGCCGCAAGCGCTTCTGACCGCCCTTCCGAACGCGCCTTGCTGGAAAAGCATCTGAACATTTTTACCGCCAAAAACAGCTTCGATTACTTTATCCATAAGGATTTGGGCGGCTTTCTCCGTCAGGAATTGGACTTTTACATCAAAAACGAGATCATGCGTCTCGATGACCTCAACACCGAGGGAGAACTGCCGCTGGAAACGAC of Heliomicrobium undosum contains these proteins:
- a CDS encoding methyl-accepting chemotaxis protein, encoding MYLAMGQFFDQIDFNKKENIGVEYNNALVALLGSIVNQSAPSPSAPPSQSQGSSLSMDPSRPLSPPNKANPTPNIEAAIAQVDRFDNQSGHILKTREIWSEWKKHRQEAKPKQSLDELVALIAHVGDASNLILDPELDSYYLMDSVVNKLPNIVVKLVEVRDFVTSLPVGQDLSNEQRVALIYLIAETEGLLENEKSGLAVVYGENPAMKEVLERGDSATLSTVKNALLQVHSQVVTPGRVAQLPREAINSLTSGITQCIELHQGHSQALTGLIDQRIDKYGAKKNMTLLAFVAGMLLALYFFSALYRTLKVQVRQLQALTKEVAGGDLTLSMDVLSKDEIGELIDSFNSMVANQRQIVRTVRDSAVQLSSTMEELAASSEEVAVAASGITHSVKELAKGTDNSKASVANISREIQKFSAQNEISKQRSLSAASKSQGTLTTAMNSSATVKGLVAKMDNIREKTLDTEQMLKTLDQFTQQIDQISQTITGIASQTNLLALNAAIEAARAGEAGRGFAVVAEEVRILAERSNNEAKEVIALVQRILETTLRAVAANRSNCVEVEEGVRIAEQAGKAITEIIEAVTGTVNDIQQIAGVTIEQVTGLERVVAYISQVAKEVEAPAENAATVLSAANEIAATMENMAVGTGQNSEMARSLRRAVERFRVE
- a CDS encoding DUF4405 domain-containing protein, with amino-acid sequence MSSITNQSLPNLSVEGSAAGRSAISKVKGVISSALALLGLIVTVTGIGLFVAPHGPVAAKGWTFLGMNVPVLKDLHIWLGFGMAAFVLGHFALNLKTLIAELKQLFR
- a CDS encoding SLC13 family permease, whose protein sequence is MDVDIRSLDIPIFSGLDRIHRAKLLPEFEEVQYPAGYVIFHEGDPGDSLYIILSGSVSVFRAPPDGQAPVILAEFGENDCFGEMALLTAVPRTATVKTMTPCRLARLSKGRFDYLLHEHHSLAIAIAKLLSKRLAAQSGHDVDTQPDHQETAASAEPVAGHPEAAIAQDRQTSPTALLPLCSLGALWGGLFKNRKPLALLLFTAFVEIILHFLLQSAGMKASHTALLQIIAAAALFWSFNLYSPHAVALCLPLAAVLLQATTPNIAFSGFSHSSWFLILGVSALTAGISRTGLMYRLALLVMKRFPPNYGGQTLAWAITGMVLTPVIPSSNGRVTLVAPMLAALGETLRLPGGSSASVGLAMSCLLGFGHMSFLFMNGAAVCYVILGLLPQDVAQSVSYQTWFFHAAPLGFAFFILSFLAILLMFPHKEGLQIQPTMIEAQLKVLGPLTREEKVCLLATSFSLIGFLTQTWHHIDGAWISLVSFLILYVGAVLTDKTIRSGIDWGFLITFGSMVGFGNAMKSTGLTDTLSHLLQPLLKTVMDSQLVFLLAVAVYLYLLRFVLPITPALLVGMLTVTPLCEAMHLNPVVVGIIMLLASNPWVLPSQNAMYLSMVEGTDQKMFRHEQTRGLAIVYGVICLLSICVAVPYWETVGLIY